The window TACCTAACAGGGATAGTTTTAAGTTGAATACGCCAGATATCATCTTTGATAATTCATTAACAATTGATTTAGGAAATAAAGTTTGTATACTAGAAAAAATCAAAAGTACTCATACTGATGATTCTACAATCGTTTATATTCCTGATGAAAAAGTTGTTTTTTTAGCTGATTGTGCATATGGTACAACTACAAATTCTTTATTTCATTACAAGCAATCGGTGTTACTACCAATGATTGAAGACATTCAAAAGTATGATGCAGAAATGTTCCTACTAGGTCATGAATCTATTTGCGATTTAAATGAAATGACTAAATTTTGGAAAGAGCTAACAGCAGCAAGTGAAGCCGTTAAATCTTCTTCTTTAGAAAATGCAATAGCGTCCTTTAAGGTAGAAAATAAAAGAGAACCAAATGATGATGAACTATTTTTCATTAAAGCTTTTGTGAATGACCGTGTAATTCAATCATTGTAATTTTTATAGAATACAACAATTAAAATAAAAGCCATCTCATATAAATTAATATGAGATGGCTTTTATTTCGGTAAATACCATACAACGAATACTAGCCCATTATATAATATCGCAGTCAATGGGAGCGTGCGTTAGGTGGTATGACATAAAAAGGTGCTAAATATAATGAGATAACAATTGGTATGGCACTCATGAAAAGTATGAGGAGTGGCTGGATTTTAGTTGAGAGAATTCCAGCAAGTAAAACATAACCAACTACAGCTATTAGTGAAAAATTAAAACCCGATTGTAAACTATCTAAAAATGAAAAAATAAATGGCATTGGAATGATTGAAATAATAAACCATGCAAGCTTCAACTAATTCCTCCTCAAGAAATTTATCATTTAGCACTCTGCATGAAGTTCCTGTAATCGCTTTATGGCATCTGCTTCATCAAACGAGCTATACCAGCGATAATGCTGTTCATCTAAAATTCGATAATGGTTACTAACGATGTTTTGTTGCAAGCGAAATTCACCCATTTTACAAATTTCCTTCCACCAAAACATACCACCCATCGTTTTATCTTTCGGTGTATGGTTATTTTTTTGCGCAATTAATTGAACGAGATACATCGGTTCATCACCAATTACCGATAAAAGCAGTTGACTTTGATTAAATAGTGCACAAAATGCTATAACCGTCGTCCAATTGGCGGTTATCCGACCTTTTTCAATTTGAACGAGTGTTTTTTTCGAAATTCCTAATATTTCAGCCATCTTATCTTGCGAATATTCCTGCTCTGTACGAACAAGC is drawn from Solibacillus sp. R5-41 and contains these coding sequences:
- a CDS encoding MBL fold metallo-hydrolase, whose translation is MLNKLSDTIYYLSHQDDRDRPTLGLVCGDQYSLLIDSGNSTQHAQDFLLEIAKLNVPPIKYLVITHAHWDHFLGMNEFDATVIVNSQTNEMLRKWQSYSFDDNSLQMYVDNKQMSAMCMKIIQDEIPNRDSFKLNTPDIIFDNSLTIDLGNKVCILEKIKSTHTDDSTIVYIPDEKVVFLADCAYGTTTNSLFHYKQSVLLPMIEDIQKYDAEMFLLGHESICDLNEMTKFWKELTAASEAVKSSSLENAIASFKVENKREPNDDELFFIKAFVNDRVIQSL
- a CDS encoding helix-turn-helix transcriptional regulator, producing the protein MEKEQLIILISDKMKLVRTEQEYSQDKMAEILGISKKTLVQIEKGRITANWTTVIAFCALFNQSQLLLSVIGDEPMYLVQLIAQKNNHTPKDKTMGGMFWWKEICKMGEFRLQQNIVSNHYRILDEQHYRWYSSFDEADAIKRLQELHAEC